Proteins from a genomic interval of Zingiber officinale cultivar Zhangliang chromosome 2A, Zo_v1.1, whole genome shotgun sequence:
- the LOC122040218 gene encoding probable transcription factor KAN2 isoform X3, whose protein sequence is MHLPPTLLSSITEDLMMLSPVVFGEATNPADSPDLSLQIGPPKSSVTSSTDLRPSSFIQTGQAPPLHPSNRMPSSFPCCCGSTWLLGLRPESPTAGGYGHQLHPFGVTGTNILHPCKLVSSKFMMPRKSRTPRMRWTSILHARFVHAVDLLGGHERATPKSILELMDVTDLTLPHVKSHLQMYRTVKFTDKPAVSSDCSVQEDLEPGNKASGLE, encoded by the exons ATGCACCTACCTCCTACACTTTTATCATCCATAACTGAAGATCTTATGATGCTATCGCCAGTCGTCTTTGGGGAGGCTACAAACCCCGCCGACTCCCCTGACCTCTCTCTTCAAATCGGCCCTCCGAAAAGCTCAGTCACCAGCAGCACCGACCTCCGTCCCTCGAGCTTCATCCAGACTGGTCAAGCACCACCTCTGCATCCATCCAACCGGatgccttcttcttttccttgttgcTGTGGCTCGACGTGGCTCCTGGGATTGAGACCGGAGTCTCCAACGGCGGGGGGCTACGGCCACCAGCTTCACCCCTTCGGCGTGACTGGGACGAACATCCTCCACCCCTGCAAGTTAGTGAGTTCAAAGTTTATGATGCCTCGGAAAAGCAGGACACCGAGAATGCGGTGGACGAGCATCCTCCACGCCCGCTTCGTCCACGCCGTCGACCTCCTCGGCGGCCACGAGA GAGCTACACCGAAGTCTATTTTGGAGCTTATGGACGTGACAGATCTCACTCTACCCCACGTAAAGAGTCATTTGCAG ATGTATAGAACAGTTAAATTCACCGACAAGCCTGCAGTTTCCTCAG ATTGCTCTGTTCAGGAAGATTTGGAACCTGGAAACAAGGCATCCGG GCTTGAATAA